Below is a window of Hyalangium ruber DNA.
CGCGTCCGCTTGAAGGGCAGAATCTGTCCCTCCTCGGTCAAGCGGGGCTTACGCCAGGACTCGATGGAACTCAGCCGGTACTTCGCGGGAGAGGGCGTGCCTTGGCCTCTACCACTCATGCCCTGGTGGGTCATGGCCAGAGCGTTGGGCGCCATGGAGACAGTCAGGATACGGCCCGTCACCTTGACGGTATGCACCTGCCCCACCGCTGATAGCACCAGGCCGCTCTCCGTCGCCGCCATGCGCGAGGCCTGGGTAAAACCCGGCAGGTTCATCCCCCCCAAAGCCTTGCCCCCCGCGGAGCCCAGGGCCGCTGTGGCGACCATGAGCAGCAGCCGAGTGACTTTCTCCCCCATGACCCGTCCATAGCGCTCACCCGCCTCGCGAAGTTCAGAGAAGGTGCGCGCCTGCCTTGCCTCTCGGTCCATGCGCCTCCAGCCTTCGATGAGGCTGACCACCGTGTCCCAGCCCAGGTAAGCCACCAGGGTCACGGTCAGCGCCAGAACGAACGCCTTGGAGATCGGCTCCGGTAGCACCAGCAGCGTCATGGCCATGGCGATCGAGCTCACCAGGGCCACTCTCAGTTGGGCAGGATCGAGCACCTCGCCCACGACGGCGGTGGTGCCCTCCCAGACGCCTGCTGAAGCCAAGGCGAAGGCCAGCTCTCGCTTCGCTTCATCGGTGAGATAGGGCCGGCCCTCGAGCAGGCTTGCGCAGTCACCAGGGGTACCTTGGCGCTCGCACCATTGGAGGTATTCGCCAACCAGCGCAGCCCGTCCATCAGCCTGTCCGGGACGTCCCCAGGCGATGATGGCGAGTTGCTTCGTGGGCCGAGGAGGCAACATCTCCCGAAGCTCCCGAGCGAGCCGTACCATCGCCGCCTCGTACTCGGCTTGGGTCACCTCGACGGGAGCACGTCGGAGAGAAGGCCGCAGGACGCGTGGTGCGCCGTTGTCTGGATACAAGACGATGCGCGAACCTGTGTCCGTTGCATCTCCGCTTGTAGGCCGCCCGCTGTCCGTGGCGCAGGATGTGGCCAAGAGAACCCAGGCAAGCACAACGTACCTACGCAGGTGCAAGCCCCTCGTCGCCTCCAAGGCCATTCAACAAGTCCCCATGCCCTACGGGCTTTCGGAGCGGGTCCGCAGCAACTGCTCCACGTCCTGCTTGCCGGGATCCTCCATCAGCTGCTGCCGGTGCGCCTCCAGCAACCGCTTCTCCTCGGCCTCCAGGCGCTCCAGCCATGCCTCCCCCGCGCTTCGCGACCCCTCAGGCTGGAGCTGCAGCCCCTTGCGTACAGCCCTCGCCGCGTCGCCCGGGCGGCGCAAGGCCTCCTGGAGCCGCGCCACCTGGAAGTGGGCCTCGGGAGCGGGCTCGAGCCGCGACACCGTCACGTAGCGCTCCAGTGCCCGTCCGAGCAGGCCGTCCCGCTCGAAGCACGCGCCCTCCAGCGCCAGCAACCGGGCCCGCTGCCGGTAGTCCGTCACGAAGCGACTGGACTGGTTCAGCACCTCTCGCGCCCGCCGCGTCAGCCCCGTGTCCAGCAGCTGGCTTGCCAGCGCGAACGACATCTCCAGGTTGCCCGGAAAGCGAGGCAGGCTCTGCTCGAGGAGCTGGATGGCATCCTCGCGCCGTCCTTGTGCCCGGAGGATCTCCGCCCGCAGCAGCACCGGCTGCGGTGCCGCCGGAGCCCGGAGTTCGATCTCGGCACACAGCGCCTCCGCCACCCCCAGCTCACCGCGTCCCACGCGCATGCGCGCCTCGAGCTCCCAGAGCGCGAACACCCCAGGCGCCGCGTCGAAGCGCTCCCGGGCCCAGGCGAGCCAGTCCAGGGCCTGCTCCTGTCGCCCGGGCCGCGAAGCCAGCGCCAGCGCCAGCTGCGCCACCACCGTCGCGGAGTCCGGAGTGAGCGCCCGAAGCTCCTCCACGGTGCGTGTCTGCTCCAGGGCCTCACGCACCAACACGCTCTCGTCTCCCGACTCGTGGGCGAACCGGTACTCCAGGAAGGCCTGGCCGCGACGCCCCAGCGCCAGCAACGCGCGCGCGGCGATGCGGTGCGAGGCCGTATCCGTCGGCCGCAGGTAGAGCGCTCGGTTGATGAAGGCGAGCGCTTCGCCCGCATTCGCCTGGCCCCCCGTGGCATACGCCGAGCCCACGAGGCCATAGAGCAGGTAGTCCGACGGGTGCCGGTCGATGAGCCCCAACGCCCGTCCACGCACCTCCGCCAGCGGCGCCCGGGCGTGAACGAGTCCCGCAAGCTCCGCCTCCGCCGCCATCAACGTGTGCCGCCCTGGCACCAGCGCCACCAGCGCCACCACCGCCACCACCGCGGCCATGCCCATCCCGCGCGTGGCAGGCAGCCTCCACGTCCACCGTGGCGAGCCAGAAGCCTCACGCTCCTCCGGCCGAGCCACCGTGGCGAGCGCCACCCACGCGGCCACCGCGCACGCGGGCAGCTCCAGGCTGAAGTCAAAGAGGTTGTGCAGCCCCAACGCCAGCACCGCCGCGAGCACCGCCAGCTCCAAGCGCCCCAGCCGTGCTCCGCGCATCAGCCGCGTGAAGCCCCAGATGCCTACCGCCAGCAGCACCAGGCCCAGCACGCCGAACTCGGCCCCCAGCTGCAGCACCGCGTTCTCCGGATGCGTGAGGGTGTTGGGGTTGAGCGCCGTCTGGTAGCGCGGGAAGGCGGCCTCGAAGGCCCCACGCCCCATGCCCAACACCGGGAAGGAGCGCGCGGCCTCGGCCATCATCGGCCACAGGTCCACCTTGCTGTGGCGCAGCTTCTCCACGCT
It encodes the following:
- a CDS encoding HNH endonuclease gives rise to the protein MGEVLDPAQLRVALVSSIAMAMTLLVLPEPISKAFVLALTVTLVAYLGWDTVVSLIEGWRRMDREARQARTFSELREAGERYGRVMGEKVTRLLLMVATAALGSAGGKALGGMNLPGFTQASRMAATESGLVLSAVGQVHTVKVTGRILTVSMAPNALAMTHQGMSGRGQGTPSPAKYRLSSIESWRKPRLTEEGQILPFKRTREPPTLIPNLGRNRAGQTMTDGRNTLRFDKDGFPEFEPKFETLIDDVHIGTGKPQAHFRAANERLSQAIQQDSGLAKQLGFTGAEAGTLPTLNTAPAGYRWHHHQDVGRMQLILEGEHRLSIPHTGGMAIWGGGYPR
- a CDS encoding O-antigen ligase family protein, encoding MPSSRRTSRFSIAAEAVLAGLVVSGPLALGGAATWALWPLVGLSALAAVLAAEAARRQGHSLHVPLLAVPLVASAVLCLLQLIPLPPALLAVVSPEAAALREFALVPLGLSSARPVSLDPPATWRELAKHLAYVLAFLSAVEVCRSRRSRQRLLSTLAFTGAAVTLLGLLHSLLGLTELVGLRSYTHARPPLVTPFGNPNHLAGFLTLSATVGLGLMLSSARRERTVLFAVAALLSGAGVLLSLSRAGILFFLFGQGVLAVWLLRRRAKRRDEEEEERVPSPWSRGPLALLVLGATLAVGGYVAWEKLVAEAASVDSVEKLRHSKVDLWPMMAEAARSFPVLGMGRGAFEAAFPRYQTALNPNTLTHPENAVLQLGAEFGVLGLVLLAVGIWGFTRLMRGARLGRLELAVLAAVLALGLHNLFDFSLELPACAVAAWVALATVARPEEREASGSPRWTWRLPATRGMGMAAVVAVVALVALVPGRHTLMAAEAELAGLVHARAPLAEVRGRALGLIDRHPSDYLLYGLVGSAYATGGQANAGEALAFINRALYLRPTDTASHRIAARALLALGRRGQAFLEYRFAHESGDESVLVREALEQTRTVEELRALTPDSATVVAQLALALASRPGRQEQALDWLAWARERFDAAPGVFALWELEARMRVGRGELGVAEALCAEIELRAPAAPQPVLLRAEILRAQGRREDAIQLLEQSLPRFPGNLEMSFALASQLLDTGLTRRAREVLNQSSRFVTDYRQRARLLALEGACFERDGLLGRALERYVTVSRLEPAPEAHFQVARLQEALRRPGDAARAVRKGLQLQPEGSRSAGEAWLERLEAEEKRLLEAHRQQLMEDPGKQDVEQLLRTRSESP